Proteins co-encoded in one Ruegeria sp. YS9 genomic window:
- the recN gene encoding DNA repair protein RecN, producing the protein MLRALDIRDMLIIDRLELGFQPGLNALTGETGAGKSILLDSLGFVLGWRGRAELVRQGAAQGEVVAEFELSADHPAHAVLAEAGLPGGQELILRRVNTAEGRKTAWVNDRRCSGEVLRALSETLIELHGQHDDRGLLNPRGHRAMLDEFAQVSEQLTNVRTAWAAMSRTRKALAETEAALAAVRSEEEFLRHAVAELDQLDPQPGEDAELDARRRMMQGAERIRDDVARAFALLSGDGAEGAMSDAIRWLEGVSDNAGGQLEEPIAALGRAMIELGEAQDGVNACLQALDFNPAELEQAEERLFAIRAQARKHDVAPDDLGSFADTLRDRLNRLEAGDADLEDRRAAVEAAQQAYDAAAADLSAARKAAAGRLDAAVMAELAPLKMERAVFQTEITPAEPGPEGTDAVAFTVATNPGAPAGPLNKIASGGELSRFLLALKVCLSGDDGARTMIFDEIDRGVGGATADAVGRRLASLAQGGQVLVVTHSPQVAARAAHHWRVQKQVTNGQTLSTVIPLAEPDRVDEIARMVAGDTITEEARAAARALLQA; encoded by the coding sequence ATGCTGCGCGCCCTTGATATCCGCGATATGCTGATCATCGACCGGCTGGAACTGGGCTTTCAGCCGGGCTTGAACGCCTTGACCGGCGAAACCGGTGCGGGCAAATCGATTTTATTGGACTCACTGGGCTTCGTGCTTGGCTGGCGCGGTCGGGCCGAACTGGTGCGGCAGGGTGCCGCGCAGGGTGAGGTCGTCGCCGAGTTCGAGCTTTCTGCCGATCATCCCGCACATGCGGTTTTGGCCGAAGCCGGTTTGCCGGGGGGGCAAGAACTGATCCTGCGCCGGGTAAATACTGCCGAGGGGCGCAAGACCGCCTGGGTCAATGATCGCCGGTGCTCGGGTGAGGTGCTGCGGGCGCTGTCCGAGACCCTGATAGAACTGCACGGACAGCATGATGACCGCGGTTTGCTGAATCCGCGTGGTCATCGGGCGATGCTGGACGAATTTGCACAGGTCTCGGAGCAGCTGACAAACGTGCGAACCGCCTGGGCCGCGATGTCCCGTACCCGCAAGGCGCTGGCCGAGACCGAGGCCGCTCTGGCTGCCGTCCGCAGCGAGGAAGAATTCCTGCGCCACGCGGTCGCCGAGCTTGACCAGCTTGACCCGCAACCCGGTGAGGATGCCGAACTGGATGCCCGCCGCCGCATGATGCAAGGGGCCGAGCGGATTCGCGACGATGTTGCGCGAGCCTTTGCCCTGTTGTCCGGGGACGGGGCGGAAGGGGCCATGTCCGACGCCATCCGCTGGCTGGAAGGCGTCTCGGACAATGCGGGCGGCCAGTTGGAAGAACCGATAGCAGCGCTCGGGCGCGCGATGATCGAATTGGGCGAGGCGCAGGATGGCGTGAATGCCTGCCTTCAGGCGCTGGACTTCAATCCGGCAGAATTGGAACAGGCCGAGGAACGCCTGTTTGCCATCCGGGCGCAGGCCCGCAAACATGACGTGGCCCCGGATGATCTGGGTTCGTTTGCCGACACTCTGCGTGACCGGTTGAACCGGTTGGAGGCAGGAGATGCCGACCTGGAAGACAGGCGAGCAGCCGTAGAAGCGGCGCAACAGGCCTATGACGCCGCCGCCGCCGACCTCAGCGCCGCGCGCAAGGCGGCCGCCGGGCGGCTTGACGCGGCCGTCATGGCGGAACTGGCCCCGCTCAAGATGGAACGTGCCGTGTTTCAGACCGAAATTACCCCGGCTGAACCCGGCCCCGAGGGCACCGACGCGGTGGCCTTTACCGTGGCCACCAACCCCGGTGCGCCGGCGGGGCCGTTGAACAAGATCGCCTCGGGGGGTGAACTCAGCCGCTTCCTGCTGGCCCTCAAGGTCTGCCTGTCTGGCGACGACGGTGCCCGGACGATGATCTTTGACGAGATCGATCGCGGTGTCGGTGGGGCAACCGCTGATGCGGTCGGGCGCAGGCTGGCGTCGCTGGCGCAGGGCGGGCAGGTTCTGGTTGTCACCCATTCCCCGCAAGTCGCCGCACGGGCGGCGCATCACTGGCGGGTGCAGAAACAGGTCACCAACGGGCAAACCCTGTCCACCGTCATTCCTCTGGCCGAACCGGATCGGGTGGACGAGATCGCGCGCATGGTGGCCGGCGATACCATCACCGAAGAAGCCCGTGCCGCCGCCCGGGCTTTGTTGCAGGCCTGA
- the ftsZ gene encoding cell division protein FtsZ, with protein sequence MTLNLSMPGHDELKPRITVFGVGGAGGNAVNNMIEKQLDGVDFVVANTDAQALQQSQSSARVQLGVKVTEGLGAGARPTVGAAAAEESIEQIVDHLAGAHMCFITAGMGGGTGTGAAPIIAQAARELGVLTVGVVTKPFQFEGAKRMRQAEDGVEALQQVVDTLIIIPNQNLFRLANEKTTFTEAFSMADDVLYQGVKGVTDLMVRPGLINLDFADVRAVMDEMGKAMMGTGEATGEDRAIQAAEKAIANPLLDEISLKGAKGVLINITGSHDLTLFELDEAANRIREEVDPEANIIVGSTLDTAMEGGMRVSVVATGIDASEKTTEVPVARRSMSEPLTRTVSAEEHIQEETRVVADAAEPAPQPEENREPSLFEAAEEPAQPQFQPRDERDDDGLPPPAYQPRVAEFEPQPEHVEPAPEAFVAPRGHAAGTPSPEALQRLQAAVQKVPSAQQRPAAPRQPEAVSQPEPEERSRFGFNRLIDRMTGHASDTPAQPPRQQPVLRQSEATAPIQEEADPDQDRIEIPAFLRRQAN encoded by the coding sequence ATGACATTGAATCTTTCGATGCCCGGGCACGACGAACTGAAGCCTCGGATTACAGTATTTGGCGTTGGCGGTGCAGGCGGGAACGCCGTCAACAACATGATTGAAAAGCAGTTGGACGGCGTTGATTTCGTGGTCGCCAACACCGACGCGCAGGCGCTGCAACAAAGCCAGTCTTCGGCGCGGGTGCAACTGGGCGTGAAGGTCACCGAAGGTCTGGGGGCAGGGGCCCGCCCGACCGTCGGCGCGGCCGCCGCCGAGGAAAGCATCGAACAGATCGTGGACCACCTTGCCGGCGCGCATATGTGCTTCATCACCGCCGGTATGGGCGGCGGTACCGGAACGGGCGCCGCTCCGATCATTGCGCAGGCCGCTCGTGAGTTGGGTGTTCTGACCGTCGGTGTCGTCACCAAGCCCTTCCAGTTCGAAGGCGCCAAGCGGATGCGTCAGGCCGAAGACGGCGTTGAGGCATTGCAGCAGGTTGTCGACACGCTGATCATCATCCCGAACCAGAACCTGTTCCGCCTGGCCAATGAAAAGACCACCTTTACCGAGGCGTTCTCGATGGCTGACGACGTTCTGTATCAGGGCGTCAAAGGCGTGACCGACCTGATGGTGCGCCCCGGCCTGATCAACCTCGACTTTGCCGACGTTCGCGCCGTGATGGACGAGATGGGCAAGGCGATGATGGGTACCGGCGAGGCAACAGGTGAAGACCGCGCCATCCAGGCGGCGGAGAAGGCTATTGCAAACCCGCTGTTGGACGAAATCAGCCTCAAGGGCGCCAAGGGCGTGCTGATCAACATCACCGGGTCGCACGACCTGACCCTGTTCGAACTGGACGAAGCCGCAAACCGCATCCGCGAGGAAGTGGACCCCGAGGCCAATATCATCGTCGGCTCGACGCTGGATACCGCCATGGAAGGCGGAATGCGCGTGTCGGTTGTCGCGACCGGCATCGACGCCAGCGAAAAAACGACCGAAGTCCCGGTCGCGCGCCGTTCGATGTCAGAACCGCTGACCCGCACGGTTTCGGCTGAAGAGCATATTCAGGAAGAAACCCGGGTAGTTGCCGACGCAGCAGAGCCCGCCCCGCAGCCGGAAGAAAACCGCGAACCTTCGCTGTTCGAAGCCGCTGAAGAGCCGGCGCAACCGCAATTCCAGCCGCGCGACGAGCGTGACGATGACGGCTTGCCGCCACCCGCTTATCAGCCGCGTGTGGCCGAGTTCGAACCGCAGCCCGAGCATGTTGAGCCAGCGCCCGAGGCATTCGTGGCGCCGCGCGGACATGCTGCCGGCACCCCGTCGCCCGAAGCATTGCAGCGTTTGCAGGCCGCTGTGCAGAAGGTTCCGTCGGCGCAGCAGCGTCCGGCAGCGCCCCGCCAACCCGAAGCGGTTTCGCAGCCGGAACCCGAGGAGCGGTCGCGTTTCGGCTTCAATCGTCTGATCGATCGGATGACCGGTCATGCCTCGGATACACCGGCCCAACCGCCGCGGCAGCAGCCCGTTTTGCGACAGTCCGAGGCTACCGCGCCGATTCAGGAGGAGGCCGATCCGGATCAGGACCGTATCGAAATTCCGGCCTTCCTGCGCCGTCAAGCCAACTGA
- the murB gene encoding UDP-N-acetylmuramate dehydrogenase encodes MTTFPVPKGRLSRARPLSDLTWLRVGGPADYLFQPADIEDLQAFLRELPAETPIFPIGVGSNLIVRDGGLRAVVIRLGRGFNTISVEGNTVTAGAAALDAHVARKAADAGVDLTFLRTIPGSIGGAVCMNAGCYGSYTADVLRKATIVTRQGDLVDLTPEDLNFRYRQTDLPEGAVLISAVFEGPSGNPQDLHARMAAQLKKRDETQPTKDRSAGSTFRNPAGFSSTGQADDVHDLKAWKVIDDAGMRGATLGGAQMSPKHSNFLINTGSATAADLEGLGEEVRKKVYETSGITLEWEIMRVGDPLKE; translated from the coding sequence ATGACAACGTTTCCCGTTCCGAAAGGCCGCCTGTCTCGCGCGCGGCCTCTCTCTGACCTCACTTGGCTTCGCGTTGGCGGCCCGGCCGATTACCTGTTCCAGCCTGCCGATATCGAAGACCTGCAAGCGTTCCTGCGGGAGCTGCCCGCAGAAACCCCGATCTTTCCGATCGGTGTCGGTTCGAACCTGATTGTTCGGGATGGGGGTCTGCGGGCCGTGGTGATCCGGCTGGGGCGCGGGTTCAACACGATCTCGGTCGAGGGCAACACTGTCACCGCAGGAGCTGCGGCGCTGGATGCGCATGTGGCGCGCAAGGCGGCTGACGCGGGCGTAGACCTGACCTTTCTGCGTACCATTCCCGGCTCGATCGGCGGTGCGGTGTGCATGAATGCGGGCTGTTATGGCAGTTACACGGCGGACGTGTTGCGCAAGGCCACCATTGTCACCCGGCAAGGGGATCTTGTGGACCTGACGCCCGAAGACTTGAACTTTCGCTATCGCCAGACGGACCTGCCGGAAGGCGCGGTGCTGATTTCGGCTGTGTTCGAGGGCCCTTCGGGCAATCCCCAAGACCTCCATGCCCGGATGGCGGCACAGTTGAAAAAACGCGACGAAACCCAGCCCACCAAGGACCGCAGCGCGGGGTCGACCTTCCGCAATCCAGCCGGGTTTTCCTCGACCGGACAGGCGGATGACGTGCATGATCTCAAGGCGTGGAAGGTGATCGACGATGCGGGGATGCGCGGTGCGACGCTTGGCGGCGCGCAGATGAGCCCGAAACACTCGAATTTCCTGATCAATACCGGTTCAGCCACCGCTGCCGACCTCGAAGGCCTTGGCGAAGAGGTGCGAAAAAAGGTTTACGAAACAAGCGGCATCACGCTAGAGTGGGAAATCATGCGGGTCGGAGATCCGCTGAAAGAATAA
- the ftsA gene encoding cell division protein FtsA codes for MTDLYQSQRAMRQMRRQALQRGVIAILDVGSSKIACLVLRFDGTGRLSEDNTIGSMAGQTGFRVIGAATTRSRGVQFGEVTAMQETERAIRTALQAAQKMADIRVDHVIACFSGANPRSYGLDAQVDLDGQIVTEAEVGRVLNACDVPDYGDGREVLHAQPVNFALDNRSGLIDPRGQMGQSLAVDMHMLTVDSSAIQNIVRCIKRCDLELAGIANSAYVSGISALVEDEQELGAACIDMGGGTTSVSIFMKKHMIYADCVRMGGDHVTADISMGLGVPAAVAERIKTFNGGVHATGADDRDMIDIGGDTGDWEHDRRTVSRAELIGIMRPRVEEILEEVRVRLDAAGFEHMPSQQIVLTGGGSQIMGLDGLATRILGQRVRLGRPLRVHGLPQSATGPGFSSAVGLSLFAAHPQDEWWDFEIPVDTYAARPFKRAVRWFRDNW; via the coding sequence ATGACCGATCTTTATCAGTCCCAACGCGCCATGCGTCAGATGCGGCGGCAGGCTTTGCAACGCGGTGTGATTGCGATTCTGGATGTGGGCAGTTCGAAAATCGCCTGTCTTGTGCTGCGCTTTGACGGAACAGGTCGGCTGAGCGAAGACAACACCATCGGCTCCATGGCGGGGCAGACGGGCTTTCGCGTCATCGGCGCCGCGACCACCCGGTCGCGGGGCGTCCAGTTCGGCGAAGTCACCGCCATGCAGGAAACCGAGCGTGCCATCCGCACCGCGCTTCAGGCCGCACAGAAGATGGCCGATATCCGCGTCGACCATGTGATCGCCTGTTTCTCGGGTGCGAACCCGCGCTCTTACGGGTTGGATGCACAAGTCGATCTGGACGGTCAGATCGTGACCGAGGCCGAAGTGGGCCGCGTTCTGAACGCCTGCGACGTGCCGGATTATGGCGACGGGCGCGAAGTGCTGCACGCTCAACCGGTGAATTTCGCGCTCGACAACCGTTCGGGCCTGATCGACCCGCGCGGGCAGATGGGTCAGAGCCTTGCGGTCGACATGCATATGCTGACCGTGGATTCGTCAGCGATCCAGAACATCGTGCGCTGTATCAAGCGCTGCGATCTTGAACTCGCGGGTATTGCCAACTCGGCCTATGTCTCGGGCATCTCGGCTCTGGTCGAAGACGAGCAGGAACTGGGCGCGGCCTGTATCGACATGGGCGGCGGCACCACAAGCGTTTCGATCTTCATGAAGAAGCACATGATCTATGCCGATTGCGTGCGCATGGGCGGCGATCACGTGACCGCCGATATCTCGATGGGTCTGGGTGTGCCTGCCGCCGTGGCGGAACGGATCAAGACATTCAATGGTGGCGTTCATGCCACCGGCGCCGACGACAGGGATATGATTGATATCGGTGGTGACACCGGCGACTGGGAGCACGACCGCCGCACCGTCAGCCGCGCCGAGCTGATCGGCATCATGCGCCCGCGTGTCGAGGAAATTCTTGAAGAGGTCCGCGTCCGGCTTGACGCCGCCGGGTTTGAACATATGCCAAGCCAGCAGATCGTACTGACCGGCGGTGGCAGCCAGATCATGGGGCTGGACGGGCTGGCCACCCGCATTCTGGGCCAGCGCGTGCGCCTTGGCCGTCCCTTGCGCGTGCATGGGCTGCCACAGTCAGCCACCGGGCCCGGGTTTTCATCCGCTGTCGGCCTCAGCCTGTTTGCGGCCCATCCACAGGACGAATGGTGGGATTTTGAAATCCCGGTCGACACCTACGCCGCGCGCCCGTTCAAGCGCGCCGTGCGGTGGTTCCGTGACAATTGGTAG
- a CDS encoding D-alanine--D-alanine ligase, which yields MGMSSRTNPKVAVLMGGPSAEREVSLSSGRECAAALVGEGFEVVELDAGPDLCARLADIKPDVVFNALHGRWGEDGCVQGLLEWMRIPYTHSGVLASALAMDKQRSKDVYQAEGLPVVPSVIVPRLEVVEAHVMEPPYVAKPNNEGSSVGIYIVHENANGPPQLSEDMPDQIMVEKYVAGRELTVTVMGDRALTVTEIMTDGGWYDYDAKYKPGGSWHVLPADVPPDIFDRCMDYAVRAHVALGCRGVSRTDFRWDDRLGADGLFLLETNTQPGMTPTSLAPEQAAHLDMTFGQLCAWMVEDASCDR from the coding sequence TTGGGTATGTCGAGCAGGACAAACCCCAAAGTGGCGGTATTGATGGGTGGCCCCTCGGCGGAACGCGAGGTGTCTCTCAGCTCTGGGCGCGAATGCGCAGCCGCCCTTGTGGGAGAAGGCTTTGAAGTGGTCGAACTGGACGCAGGTCCCGACCTCTGCGCGCGCCTTGCGGACATCAAGCCGGATGTGGTTTTCAACGCCCTGCATGGCCGCTGGGGCGAAGATGGCTGTGTGCAGGGCCTGCTGGAATGGATGCGCATTCCCTACACGCATTCCGGGGTGTTGGCCTCGGCGCTGGCAATGGACAAACAACGCAGCAAGGACGTCTATCAGGCCGAAGGTCTGCCTGTCGTTCCAAGCGTGATCGTTCCCAGGCTTGAGGTGGTCGAAGCCCACGTGATGGAGCCGCCCTATGTGGCCAAGCCAAACAACGAAGGCTCCAGCGTCGGGATTTACATCGTCCACGAAAATGCCAATGGCCCGCCGCAGCTGTCCGAAGACATGCCTGATCAGATCATGGTCGAGAAATATGTCGCGGGGCGCGAACTGACCGTAACGGTGATGGGCGACCGCGCCCTGACCGTGACCGAGATCATGACCGATGGCGGTTGGTATGACTACGATGCCAAATACAAACCCGGCGGGTCATGGCACGTTCTGCCTGCCGATGTGCCACCGGACATCTTTGATCGCTGCATGGATTATGCCGTGCGCGCGCATGTTGCCTTGGGGTGCAGAGGCGTCAGCCGCACCGATTTCCGCTGGGATGACCGCTTGGGTGCCGATGGGCTGTTCCTGCTTGAGACGAACACCCAGCCCGGCATGACGCCCACATCTCTGGCCCCGGAGCAGGCCGCCCATCTGGACATGACATTCGGCCAGCTTTGCGCCTGGATGGTGGAGGACGCCTCATGCGACCGCTGA
- a CDS encoding DUF2484 family protein, whose protein sequence is MDYSMILAALWVICATIVAFLPMRMQFPPGVTLLICAPVLIVWLGYDHGWFWSVFAFGGFVSMFRNPIRFYWRKWVRGEVME, encoded by the coding sequence GTGGACTATTCGATGATCCTTGCCGCCCTTTGGGTGATCTGCGCCACGATCGTGGCGTTCTTGCCGATGCGAATGCAGTTTCCGCCGGGCGTGACCCTGCTGATCTGCGCTCCGGTTCTGATCGTCTGGCTGGGTTATGACCACGGTTGGTTCTGGTCCGTTTTTGCCTTTGGCGGTTTCGTTTCGATGTTCCGCAACCCGATCCGGTTCTATTGGCGGAAATGGGTGCGAGGGGAGGTCATGGAATGA
- a CDS encoding outer membrane protein assembly factor BamD, translating into MVGSKAAVRFAGAILLAAVLTACGNAGGLFGRKGADREQNLEGFTPEQIYTRGEYELSQNRSDDAAWYFSEVERLYPYSDWAKRALIMQAFSFHSDQNYEESRAAAQRYIDFYPTDEDAAYAQYLLALSYYDQIDEVGRDQGLTFQALQSLRTVIEVYPDSEYATSAVLKFDLAFDHLAGKEMEIGRYYLRQDHYIAAINRFRVVVEDFQTTSHTAEALYRLVEAYLSLGLLDEAQTAGAILGYNYQSSEWYDDAYKLLTSRGLDLKSRGNNWLSTIYRQTIKGEWL; encoded by the coding sequence ATGGTTGGCAGCAAAGCGGCAGTCAGATTCGCGGGTGCGATTCTTCTGGCAGCAGTTTTGACGGCATGCGGCAACGCCGGCGGCCTTTTTGGTCGCAAGGGCGCGGACCGTGAACAGAACCTGGAAGGGTTTACGCCGGAACAGATATATACCCGTGGTGAATACGAACTGTCGCAGAATCGCTCGGACGACGCGGCGTGGTATTTCTCGGAAGTCGAACGTCTGTATCCGTATTCCGACTGGGCCAAGCGTGCGCTGATCATGCAGGCGTTTTCGTTCCATTCGGACCAGAATTACGAAGAAAGCCGCGCGGCGGCGCAGCGTTATATCGACTTCTATCCGACGGATGAAGATGCGGCTTATGCGCAGTATCTGCTGGCGCTCAGCTATTACGACCAGATTGACGAAGTCGGGCGCGACCAGGGCCTGACCTTCCAGGCGCTGCAATCTCTGCGGACCGTGATCGAGGTCTATCCAGACAGCGAATACGCCACATCGGCGGTTCTGAAATTCGATCTGGCCTTCGACCATCTGGCGGGCAAGGAAATGGAGATCGGGCGCTATTACCTGCGTCAGGATCACTATATCGCAGCCATCAACCGGTTCCGTGTTGTGGTCGAAGACTTTCAGACCACATCCCACACCGCAGAGGCACTGTATCGTCTGGTCGAGGCCTATCTGTCGCTTGGCCTGCTGGACGAGGCGCAGACCGCAGGTGCCATTCTTGGTTACAACTACCAGTCCTCGGAATGGTATGACGATGCGTACAAACTGTTGACCTCTCGCGGGCTTGATCTCAAGAGCCGCGGTAACAACTGGCTCAGCACGATTTATCGTCAGACCATCAAAGGTGAATGGTTGTAA
- the lpxC gene encoding UDP-3-O-acyl-N-acetylglucosamine deacetylase, with protein sequence MQHTLKSPVTFTGVGLHSGKPATMVLKPAAAGHGIWFKRTDIQLGDAMIPALYHVVERTPLCTRLVNDAGVSVSTVEHIMAALAGCGVHNALIEIDGPEVPIMDGSSIDFVRGIMARGVRRQASPVLAYEVLKTVTASREGASASIAPADGLIIDFHIDFEDSAIGSQSKTLDMRNGSFARELSDCRTFCRRTDVEAMRRNGLALGGTLENAVVVQGVEVLTPGGFRRVDEAVRHKMLDALGDLYLAGGPILGHFTGNKSGHSLTNTLLRNLFETPGAVRPVLCTPEQAARLPGQGLVVNEIPEVA encoded by the coding sequence TTGCAACATACGCTCAAATCTCCGGTCACGTTTACAGGCGTCGGGCTGCACAGCGGCAAGCCGGCGACCATGGTCCTGAAACCGGCGGCAGCGGGTCACGGCATCTGGTTCAAGCGGACGGATATTCAACTGGGCGATGCGATGATTCCGGCGCTCTACCATGTGGTCGAACGGACCCCGCTTTGTACGCGACTGGTGAATGATGCCGGCGTTTCGGTTTCTACCGTCGAACATATCATGGCTGCTCTTGCCGGGTGTGGCGTGCACAACGCGCTCATCGAGATCGACGGTCCCGAAGTTCCGATCATGGACGGGTCCTCGATTGACTTCGTGCGTGGCATCATGGCCAGGGGCGTGCGCCGTCAGGCCAGCCCGGTATTGGCCTATGAGGTTCTGAAAACCGTCACCGCATCCCGTGAAGGGGCCAGCGCCAGCATAGCACCCGCTGACGGGCTGATCATCGACTTCCACATCGATTTCGAAGACAGTGCCATCGGCAGCCAGAGCAAGACGCTGGACATGCGCAATGGTTCCTTCGCGCGCGAACTCAGCGATTGTCGCACGTTCTGCCGTCGCACGGATGTCGAGGCGATGCGCCGAAACGGGTTGGCTTTGGGTGGCACGCTTGAAAATGCCGTGGTCGTTCAGGGCGTCGAAGTTCTGACACCGGGCGGTTTCCGCCGGGTCGACGAGGCGGTGCGCCACAAGATGCTGGACGCCCTGGGTGATCTCTATCTGGCTGGTGGGCCGATCTTGGGTCACTTCACCGGAAACAAGTCGGGTCATTCGCTGACCAACACATTGCTGCGCAACCTGTTCGAAACGCCGGGCGCCGTGCGTCCGGTACTGTGCACGCCTGAACAGGCCGCGCGCCTGCCGGGGCAGGGGCTTGTCGTCAACGAAATCCCCGAAGTGGCCTGA
- a CDS encoding cell division protein FtsQ/DivIB yields MRPLTASRALEIHRTKPVAGPDADFASADTESHEAEPLLRLRGARVFSRTARRSDPAPSRLSYRLQRWMLTPGIRLGVKVGLPICAIAAAVGIFFASQDRRDALAAYIADVRTSIQERPEFMVNLMAIDGAGTGLSEDIREIVPLDFPISSWDLDVEQIRDTITGLDPVKSATVRIRPGGILQVDVVERQPVIVWRTHDGLELLDETGAHVKEATSRKDHADLPLIAGAGANDHVGEALELLQTSRSLGNRVRGLVRVGERRWDLVLDRGQRIMLPTERPVRALERVLAVNEVQDLLERDVAVVDMRLGQRPTIRMTKAASEDWWNTKVTVSNGQ; encoded by the coding sequence ATGCGACCGCTGACCGCCAGCCGCGCGTTGGAAATCCATCGAACCAAACCTGTTGCAGGGCCGGATGCGGATTTCGCTTCGGCCGACACTGAATCGCACGAGGCCGAACCGCTTCTGCGCCTGCGTGGCGCGCGGGTGTTTTCCCGCACGGCCCGTCGCAGCGACCCGGCGCCGTCGCGCCTCAGCTACCGGCTCCAGCGTTGGATGCTGACACCTGGCATTCGCCTTGGTGTCAAGGTCGGCCTGCCGATCTGCGCCATCGCTGCCGCAGTTGGCATCTTCTTTGCCTCGCAGGACCGTCGCGACGCACTGGCCGCTTACATCGCCGATGTGCGCACTTCGATTCAGGAGCGCCCCGAATTCATGGTCAACCTGATGGCCATCGATGGGGCGGGAACCGGCCTGTCCGAGGATATCCGCGAAATTGTGCCACTGGATTTCCCGATCAGTTCCTGGGATCTGGATGTTGAACAGATCCGCGACACGATAACCGGGCTGGACCCGGTAAAATCCGCAACCGTCAGAATCCGCCCCGGAGGCATCCTGCAAGTCGATGTCGTCGAGCGTCAGCCAGTAATTGTCTGGCGAACGCATGACGGGCTCGAACTGCTCGATGAGACAGGCGCGCATGTCAAGGAAGCCACTTCTCGCAAGGACCACGCCGATCTGCCGCTGATCGCGGGGGCGGGCGCCAACGATCACGTGGGTGAAGCGCTGGAACTTCTTCAGACCTCGCGCAGCCTGGGCAATCGCGTGCGCGGCTTGGTGCGCGTGGGAGAGCGACGCTGGGATCTGGTGCTGGACCGTGGTCAGCGCATCATGCTGCCGACCGAACGGCCGGTGCGGGCGCTGGAACGCGTGCTTGCCGTGAACGAGGTGCAGGACCTTCTGGAACGTGACGTGGCCGTGGTCGACATGCGCCTCGGGCAGCGTCCGACCATCCGAATGACCAAAGCCGCCAGCGAAGACTGGTGGAACACAAAAGTGACAGTGAGTAACGGGCAGTAA
- a CDS encoding DUF2484 family protein, whose product MNWSIALAGLWGVSANLLAMIPSKDNHWTRAYILIAVGIPILGYVTYQNGPWIGLLVLAMGMSVLRWPVIYLTRWTKTKMQGMKAADK is encoded by the coding sequence ATGAACTGGTCCATCGCCCTTGCCGGTCTGTGGGGCGTTTCCGCGAATCTGCTGGCAATGATCCCGAGCAAAGACAACCATTGGACGCGCGCCTATATCCTGATCGCCGTGGGCATTCCGATTCTGGGGTATGTCACCTATCAGAACGGCCCGTGGATCGGCTTGCTGGTGCTGGCCATGGGGATGTCCGTGCTGCGCTGGCCCGTCATTTATCTGACCCGTTGGACAAAGACGAAAATGCAGGGCATGAAGGCGGCTGACAAATAA